One genomic segment of Naumovozyma castellii chromosome 7, complete genome includes these proteins:
- the LRO1 gene encoding phospholipid:diacylglycerol acyltransferase (ancestral locus Anc_6.298): MLSRRKVSRRQSLSRVHDEKREKNGSEGQATDSVKEFQDQDNGDEQYVEHQRNKIIRHAGKKRWRDSRRFIFMLGAFLGLMIPFYFGASHVHSNNKDYFDNLMNFGSVKDYIDDWKEILPDGVTSFITDWQTNFPYSSSMEDLSQNFAVGRRLISDMEIKAKHPVIMIPGVISTGIESWGVLGDDECDSAPHFRKRLWGSFYMLRTMVLDKACWLKHLMLDPESGLDPPNFTLRAAQGFESTDYFMAGYWIWNKVIQNLGAIGYDPNTMTTASYDWRLAYLDLELRDRYFSKLKEQIEMFHELTKEKVVLVGHSMGSQIVFYFLKWVEAEGKYYGNGGKDWVDNHIDSFVNVAGTLLGAPKAVPALISGEMKDTIQLNAFAMYGLEKFFSRKERLQLLQTWGGIPSMLPKGGDLIWGNMTYSSEDSQHNNTDTFGNFIRFERQSKDVQNNLTMLNAIDLVMRLSPTWLQERIRDQYSYDYAQTVDELKQNELHHSHWSNPLEVPLPNAPNMKIYCIYGVHNPTERAYVYREQNTNSSLNYTIDYESERPVFFTEGDGTVPVITHAMCHKWGEGKSPYNPGGSKVKIVEIKHQPDRFDIRGGAKSAEHVDILGSAELNEYILKIASGHGDEISPRYISNMTEWIKEINFPF; encoded by the coding sequence ATGCTATCCAGAAGAAAAGTTAGCAGGAGACAATCTCTATCAAGAGTCCATGACGAGAAACGAGAAAAGAACGGCTCTGAAGGCCAGGCAACTGACTCTGTAAAGGAATTTCAAGATCAGGACAACGGAGATGAACAATACGTCGAGCATCAAAGGAATAAGATCATAAGGCACGCAGGGAAGAAGAGATGGAGAGATTCAAGAAGGTTTATATTTATGTTAGGGGCATTTCTTGGTTTGATGATACCTTTCTATTTCGGAGCGTCGCATGTGCATAGTAACAATAAAGACTATTTCgataatttaatgaacTTTGGATCTGTCAAGGATTATATTGATGATTGGAAGGAAATCCTTCCTGATGGAGTCACATCATTTATTACTGATTGGCAAACCAATTTCCCTTACAGTTCATCGATGGAGGATCTCAGTCAGAACTTCGCAGTCGGTAGACGATTAATCTCGGACATGGAAATCAAGGCTAAGCATCCGGTTATTATGATACCAGGAGTAATATCTACAGGTATTGAAAGTTGGGGTGTCCTCGGAGACGATGAATGTGATAGTGCACCTCATTTTCGTAAGAGATTATGGGGGTCATTTTACATGCTAAGAACCATGGTATTAGACAAAGCCTGTTGGTTGAAACATCTAATGCTAGATCCTGAGAGCGGTCTAGACCCCCCAAATTTTACTTTGAGGGCTGCCCAAGGTTTTGAATCCACAGATTATTTTATGGCTGGTTACTGGATTTGGAATAAAGTTATTCAAAACTTAGGAGCTATTGGATATGACCCGAACACAATGACAACAGCATCTTATGATTGGAGACTTGCATATCTAGATTTGGAACTTCGTGACAGATACTTCAGTAAGTTGAAGGAACAAATAGAAATGTTCCATGAATTGACTAAGGAAAAAGTTGTTCTTGTGGGTCATTCTATGGGCTCTCAAATTGtcttttatttcttaaaatgGGTTGAAGCGGAGGGGAAATATTATGGTAATGGAGGTAAAGATTGGGTTGACAATCATATAGACTCATTCGTCAATGTTGCAGGCACTTTACTTGGAGCTCCTAAAGCGGTCCCCGCCTTAATCAGTGGTGAAATGAAGGATacaattcaattgaatgcATTCGCTATGTACGGGTTAGAAAAGTTTTTTAGTCGAAAGGAACGCCTACAACTATTACAGACATGGGGTGGTATTCCTTCAATGCTTCCGAAGGGAGGTGATCTAATATGGGGTAATATGACGTACTCATCCGAAGACTCTCAACATAATAATACAGATacttttggaaattttatAAGGTTTGAACGACAAAGCAAAGATGTACAAAACAATTTGACAATGCTCAATGCCATTGATTTAGTAATGAGGCTATCACCAACGTGGTTGCAAGAAAGAATACGGGATCAGTACTCGTACGATTATGCTCAAACagttgatgaattaaaaCAGAATGAGCTGCATCACTCTCATTGGAGTAACCCCTTGGAGGTTCCTTTACCAAATGCACCTAATATGAAGATATATTGTATATATGGTGTTCATAACCCAACAGAGAGAGCATATGTGTATAGAGAGCAAAATACTAATTCCAGTCTGAACTATACAATCGATTATGAAAGTGAACGACCTGTGTTTTTTACGGAAGGTGATGGTACAGTTCCTGTGATAACACATGCAATGTGTCATAAATGGGGAGAGGGGAAATCGCCTTACAATCCTGGCGGTTCTAAAGTAAAGATTGTGGAGATCAAGCATCAACCAGATAGATTCGATATTAGAGGTGGTGCAAAGAGTGCAGAACATGTAGATATTCTTGGTAGTGcagaattgaatgaatatatCTTGAAGATTGCCAGCGGGCATGgtgatgaaatttcaccAAGATACATTTCGAACATGACTGAATGGATCAAGGAAATTAACTTTCCATTCTAA
- the ATG3 gene encoding Atg3p (ancestral locus Anc_6.297) has protein sequence MLRSTISSWREYLTPISHKSTFLSTGQITPEEFVLAGDYLVHRFPIWKWNESVVDVSVRDFLPAEKQFLVIRKVPCMERAQDMLNVEDERGESDNQGLEEGEDDMDIIRVENNKLNMIGKDHQDDIDELMRDMELHDSEDEDVNSNVNMDEQTYAKRRYYDLYITYSTSYRVPKMYMVGFNGDGSPLTPEQMFEDISADYRAKTATIENLPFYKPSIPSVSIHPCKHANIMKILLEKVRLINHRRRSEQEEDHEAKNVKQDTEDWEDLQKDVYDTLRADQYLVIFLKFITSVTPTIEHDYTMEGW, from the coding sequence ATGCTGAGGTCAACCATAAGTAGCTGGAGAGAATATCTTACTCCAATTTCGCATAAATCCACGTTTCTTTCTACGGGGCAAATTACGCCGGAAGAATTTGTACTAGCGGGCGACTATTTGGTACATAGGTTCCCTATTTGGAAATGGAATGAGTCTGTTGTAGACGTCTCAGTGAGGGATTTTTTACCTGCAGAGAAGCAATTCTTAGTTATTAGGAAAGTCCCTTGTATGGAACGTGCTCAGGATATGTTGAACGTTGAAGACGAAAGGGGAGAAAGCGATAATCAAGGTTTAGAAGAAGGAGAGGATGATATGGATATAATTCGAGTggaaaacaacaaattgaatatgaTAGGCAAGGACCATCAAGACGACATCGATGAATTAATGCGAGATATGGAACTCCATGATAGTGAAGACGAGGATGTTAATTCAAATGTCAATATGGATGAACAGACATATGCCAAAAGAAGGTATTATGATCTTTATATTACTTATTCCACATCATATCGTGTGCCGAAGATGTACATGGTGGGCTTCAACGGGGATGGTTCGCCATTAACACCCGAACAAATGTTTGAAGATATCTCTGCGGACTATAGGGCCAAGACGGCTACTATTGAGAATTTACCATTTTACAAACCATCTATTCCATCTGTGTCGATACATCCTTGTAAGCATgcaaatataatgaaaatattattagaaaaggTTCGCTTAATTAATCATAGAAGAAGGAGCGagcaagaagaagatcatGAGGCAAAAAATGTGAAGCAAGATACTGAGGATTGGGAAGACTTACAAAAGGATGTATATGACACATTGAGGGCAGATCAATACTTggttatatttttgaaatttataaCAAGTGTGACTCCCACTATCGAACATGACTATACCATGGAAGGATGGTGA